The segment CACACACCGATGTGTCGTCCACCGAAGAAAACTTCACACGAACCATTCCAACCATTGATGTCTGGATCGCCGCTGGCGAATATTTGATCTTTGGTCATCGGAATCACCACGGACTCGCGAGTATCAACGCGACGAATTCGCAGGTAATTGATATCACTGCGAATCGAATCAAAGCTCAACGCGGAGACCGCACCGTCGTCGGAATCACAATCGTCGCGGCCCCACACCTCCGGATTCTCACCACGGAAAATGACTTGCTCTGAATAGGCAACCAGTCTGGCTCCGTCAAATACCCCGTCTGCAATTTGAGGCAACTGGATTCCATGAATTGAACCCATCGCATACGTCTGGCCCGCTTCCGCAGTCGTATCGATGCCTCGCCCCCATGCATAGATGCAACGTCGCCAGTCAGCAACATCAGCATCGCGAATCTGAAAGTTCTCAACAAGCAAAGTGATTTGACTGTCATCCAGTTCCTTAAGCTGATCAAATCTGAAGATTCCAGCGGCATTGAGCCTTGCCGCAGTTTCAGCGTCGATTCCAGCAAGTCGAGTCAGATCATCCGGATCCATTGGGGTAGACGTGTAGTTGAACCCGAATGATTCGACCATGTGGCGGTCGCCCTCCGCGAGCGTCGGCGAAACCGAACCAGAGAGAATGTCCGGGCTGGACGCTGACTGCGGCGTGACTGCCTGGACCAATCGAGCCGAAGATTCGGCGACGGGATGTACTAACGTATCCACCACGGTTGGTATCGACGCGTTTTTAGCATTGGAGGCAGCGACAGATTCTGGTTTCAAACCGCCCTGCCCTGCTGGAACGGCGACATTTTCTTCAGAACTGCCCTGCGTTTCTGTTGGACGATGAAATTTCGGCGGTCGCAACGCTGACGTCGCTGACGCTTCGTCCACCCGGATTGCGGCGTTTTTCTGTCGGGACACATGATCGCCATCGTGGAATTGTTCGGATGCGGTTCCGTCAGAACCACGTTCATTGACTGAATGAACGTTCGACTGTTTGACTTGGCCTGCTTCGCTTTCGGCCAAACCGGAAAATGGTTCTGACGTCTCCAGAGCATTTCGTGACTCGGTCGCCAAACTCGTCGCCGCGATGCCGCTCAATCCGGTAAGCGAATACCAGCGGATGCCGGGAAGATTCAACTTTTGCTGCAGATTGGTTCGTTGCTGAACGGTCATGTTTCGGAGTTGGCTGTACTGCCAAACTCCAGCTTCGTTGAGCCTTCGCGCATCGTTTGAGTCGACGCCTCCGATTTTGGTCAGGTCGTCGACCAGTTTCGGCTTAGCGGGAAAGACCTGTCCGAATTTTGAACTTTTCGCTTTGCCCTGATTCGAAATTGAATCTGTCGCCCCACCGCGTTTGGCGCTCGATTTGGGAGTCATCAATGCCAACAGCCATGTCAAAAAACAGACTGCGAGAAACAGAATGATCAGCGGATTGATCAACTTGGTGACGATTTCAGGCGACAGAAACTGGTACACGGCGGCTTCAGCGACGGGTTGACCGGAAGCTGCGACCGCAGCTACAAGCTCGACGTCTGCAACGCCCTCGTTCTCGGCGGCCAAGTCACTCTGCTCAGCAGCAGCAACAACTGCGGCCCCGTCATCGACCTCATCATCGACCGTTTGTTCGCTCGTTGCTTCAGGCCGATCGTTCTGATCAACGACTTCGGCGCCCGGTTCGTCGACGGTGACCGTAGCCTCGCTTGATTCCTGTCGCAATGAAGCGGCCGACAGACCTGAGCCAGCGATGAGACTGCAGGACAAAAACACAGCGATATAAAGCAACGTGGTGGCGGACGTTTGCAAATCCTTTGACATAACAGCGGCCTCAAGAAGTTGGAATCAGGGAGTGGCAACTCGGCGTCGAAAAGTTCCGACGCAGCATTTTTACAGTTTGCACGCCGCCGGGCAAACAGATCATTGCCAGCAAGACTCCGTTACTTCTTGATGAACTGCACCGCGTCAACGACAACGTACCCATCAGCGCCCTTGTTGGACACAACCAGTTCAGTTTTCTGTTCCGGTGCGATAACTTTGCAGCTGCCAATCCTGACGAAACCATTAGGTTGATCGGGCTTGATTCGCATATTGACAGTGGCGTCGGCCTGTTCGGAAAAATCGCCGCCGTTGAGCTGCACGGAAACTTTGGTGGCACGATTTTTGTTCGGCGTATAGGCCAGCAAAATGTCGTACTCGCCAGGCTCCAGAGTCGTCGCAAAAATGGCTTTCTTCTCACCATGATCGAGGTTGCCGTCATGATGGTAGCCACTTTCGATGAACGGTCCGACAGCACTGCTCTTTGACCATGCCCCAACAAAGGTCGCTTCGTCGTCGTCGACAACAATGCCATCGAGTTTCGATTTCCGAATTCGGATCATCGCAGAAGATCCTTCTGGAATATCCAACGCCTGCTTGTCGGCCAACAATCGTTCACGCAGTTTGTCGTAAGGCACGTCCTGAACCGACTGATTTGAATCGATCGCAAGCGCGGCTGCAGTTGCTGCGGATTGGCCAAGAACCATAAAGACTGGTTCCATTCTGATCGAGCCGTATGCGATATGAGAAGAAGACAAACAGACGGGAACGAACAGATTTTGAATTTCGTCACGTTTGGGAACGATGGCTTTGTAGCTGATCGCGTAAGCACCGCCAGGCGATTCTTGCACGTCGCCTTCGTTCTGCACAAACCCTTCGGGAGTGACGTACCGTTGGACGTTATGTGAATCCATGTTGTACGAACCGAGGCCAACGCTGTCGTCGGCAATGCGAATGCGGCGACAGTCTTTCTCGGTTTGCACGTAGTCGGAGATCATCCGCCTGCCTTCCCGGACATAAATTTGATACGGCCAGTTCTCGTTGTCGGTGAACTCGTCTGCAGCCAGCCCCCATTTGCTCATGCTGCTCCGAATCGATTCCGGCACACGTTCGTGGTTCGCAAGCGTCCACATCAGCCCTTTTTGATATCGCTCATGCTCAGCAAGAATCTTTTCACGTTCGGCGTAGCTGGCCGCCGGGAAGTCGTAGTTCAAACCGATCGCGTCGGTGCTGAAGGCACAATTGTTGTTCGTATCTGTTTTGCCATTGGGCATCATGTCAGGCTTCAATGGAAACCTCAGGTCACCGGCTTCAAAGTTCCGAAACAGCAACTCAAACTGTGACTCGTCATAGCCATCCGGTTTGGGGAACGGAGTGCTATTGGCTGGCACGTTAGACATACACATGCGGTAACAGTAAGCCTGAAGTCGATTGTCGCCTTCTCCATCTTTTCCCGGCGGATTGTTGTGAACGCCCCAAACCAAACCGCTTGCTGGATCACCTGGCACGACGTACGGGTCGACTTTGGCCGTGAACAGATGGTGTCGCATTCTTGTTTTCTGAACGCCGTTGAGCGTTTCATCGTAGACATCGTTTCCTTCGCGACCGATGGTAAACGACACGCCCGCCGCGGCGAGCAAGTCACCTTCGTAGGTGGCGTCGACAAACATTTTCCCGC is part of the Mariniblastus fucicola genome and harbors:
- a CDS encoding FAD-dependent oxidoreductase, coding for MVKLLLALFSILSAPEQENSADVVIYGGTSAGVVAAVQARRMGKTAIIVEPTSHLGGLSSNGLGWTDSGNKNAIGGISREFYQRIQTHYNNPASWHHVDRAKYDRYRPNADAMWTFEPKVAESIFESFVSENGILVFKNERLDRGATGVSKTGGRITSFRTTSGKIFRGKMFVDATYEGDLLAAAGVSFTIGREGNDVYDETLNGVQKTRMRHHLFTAKVDPYVVPGDPASGLVWGVHNNPPGKDGEGDNRLQAYCYRMCMSNVPANSTPFPKPDGYDESQFELLFRNFEAGDLRFPLKPDMMPNGKTDTNNNCAFSTDAIGLNYDFPAASYAEREKILAEHERYQKGLMWTLANHERVPESIRSSMSKWGLAADEFTDNENWPYQIYVREGRRMISDYVQTEKDCRRIRIADDSVGLGSYNMDSHNVQRYVTPEGFVQNEGDVQESPGGAYAISYKAIVPKRDEIQNLFVPVCLSSSHIAYGSIRMEPVFMVLGQSAATAAALAIDSNQSVQDVPYDKLRERLLADKQALDIPEGSSAMIRIRKSKLDGIVVDDDEATFVGAWSKSSAVGPFIESGYHHDGNLDHGEKKAIFATTLEPGEYDILLAYTPNKNRATKVSVQLNGGDFSEQADATVNMRIKPDQPNGFVRIGSCKVIAPEQKTELVVSNKGADGYVVVDAVQFIKK